In Nerophis lumbriciformis linkage group LG14, RoL_Nlum_v2.1, whole genome shotgun sequence, a single genomic region encodes these proteins:
- the LOC140679403 gene encoding uncharacterized protein has protein sequence MIIETKYIILTTSGSREKMNGENWDSDEEVQVPWPLNKAGGRKQSQTKYVARILRFGEDTRDLTPYLKAAQDGKDVPLTGDLEYGRGKRNKQPKSWSSDSESKDESVEETLSDRQQKKKRKVSRTAVGYDARAQLKAQLAALGRTSPKDTCTEMESLKKEVLQLREENKSLRDALRVVEGLPGLLMKMDDLSRQATILSARRPAVALPERSWPTAA, from the exons atgatcatcgagacgaaatatattatattaaccacgagcggttctcgagagaagatgaatggagaaaattgggacagtgatgaagaagtccaagttccatggccactcaacaaagcaggaggaaggaagcagtcacaaaccaaatacgtggcaagaattctgagatttggtg aagacacacgtgatctgacgccatatttgaaagccgctcaggatggcaaggatgtaccccttactggtgatttggaatatggcagaggcaagagaaacaaacagccaaagtcttggtcatcagacagtgagagcaaggatgaaagtgttgaggagactctatctgacagacagcag aagaaaaagaggaaagtaagccgtacagctgtgggatatgatgctcgggcacaattgaaggcccaacttgctgct ctgggaagaacttcaccgaaagatacatgtacagaaatggaatccctgaagaaggaagtcctccagttgagagaggaaaacaaatcccttcgagatgcattgagggttgttgaag gacttcctggcctgctaatgaagatggacgacttatcacgtcaggcaacaatactatcagctcgacgtcctgctgtcgctctgccagagaggagctggccaacagcagcttga